In a single window of the Xylanimonas protaetiae genome:
- a CDS encoding AAA family ATPase yields the protein MHPEPAIPTLAEPAHAAPDDGRAEPGALRAGIGELVEVTTRVRAAVESVVSGRPSLAWLTVAVLLAEGHLLVEDVPGVGKTTLAKALARSIDCQVGRIQFTPDLLPSDLTGVNIFRAQTHEFEFRPGPVFNNIVIGDEINRASPKTQSALLECMEEGTTTVDGTSHRLPHPFLVVATQNPVEMEGTYPLPEAQRDRFMARLTVGYPDNAAEMLMLDRQEASSPLAHLAPVTTGATMLRLAELVRHVHASPAVKQYVLDVVGATRTHPSLRLGGSPRASLQLLKVAKASAAMAGREHVLPDDVQQLAVHVVAHRLILTTEARLAGITTQDIVAQVVERTPVPAASPGWR from the coding sequence GTGCACCCCGAACCCGCCATCCCCACGCTGGCCGAGCCCGCCCACGCCGCACCGGACGACGGGCGGGCGGAACCCGGCGCGCTGCGCGCGGGCATCGGCGAGCTCGTGGAGGTGACCACGCGGGTCCGCGCGGCCGTCGAGTCGGTCGTCTCCGGCCGCCCGTCGCTGGCCTGGCTGACGGTCGCGGTGCTGCTCGCCGAGGGCCACCTGCTGGTCGAGGACGTGCCCGGCGTCGGCAAGACGACGCTCGCCAAGGCGCTCGCCCGCTCGATCGACTGCCAGGTGGGGCGCATCCAGTTCACGCCCGACCTGCTGCCGAGCGACCTGACGGGCGTCAACATCTTCCGCGCCCAGACGCACGAGTTCGAGTTCCGCCCGGGCCCCGTGTTCAACAACATCGTCATCGGCGACGAGATCAACCGCGCCTCCCCCAAGACGCAGTCCGCGCTGCTCGAGTGCATGGAGGAGGGCACGACGACGGTCGACGGCACCTCGCACCGCCTCCCGCACCCGTTCCTCGTCGTCGCGACGCAGAACCCGGTCGAGATGGAGGGCACGTACCCGCTGCCCGAGGCCCAGCGCGACCGCTTCATGGCACGGCTGACGGTCGGCTACCCGGACAACGCGGCCGAGATGCTCATGCTCGACCGCCAGGAGGCGTCCTCCCCGCTGGCCCACCTGGCCCCCGTGACCACCGGGGCGACGATGCTGCGCCTCGCGGAGCTCGTGCGGCACGTGCACGCCTCGCCCGCGGTCAAGCAGTACGTCCTCGACGTCGTCGGCGCCACGCGCACGCACCCGTCGCTGCGGCTCGGCGGCTCGCCGCGCGCCTCGCTCCAGCTGCTCAAGGTGGCCAAGGCGAGCGCCGCGATGGCGGGGCGCGAGCACGTGCTGCCCGACGACGTGCAGCAACTCGCCGTGCACGTCGTCGCGCACCGGCTCATCCTCACCACCGAGGCCCGCCTGGCCGGCATCACGACGCAGGACATCGTCGCGCAGGTCGTCGAGCGCACGCCCGTCCCGGCGGCGTCCCCGGGCTGGCGCTGA
- a CDS encoding spermidine synthase: MPIDTGTAEVVPDLDHSGRVTLQVNGVPSSYLDLDDPGFLAFEYMQQMDAVVAATTDGPLRALHLGAAGCALARRWDVERPGSRQLAIDVDARLVTLVRAWFDLPRAPRLRLRADDAAAAVATAPPASYDVVVRDVFAGDATPEHLVTRQVAERVAAALRPGGLYLVNCADRPPLDRARRELATLAAAFGPDAVASGRLALVAEPGILKGRRYGNLVLAAVRPLPEDAADTDDADNAAPDLGAPALARALRALPVPAQVLTADELARFVGTARPY; the protein is encoded by the coding sequence GTGCCCATCGACACCGGCACCGCCGAGGTGGTCCCGGACCTCGACCACTCCGGCCGCGTGACGCTGCAGGTCAACGGCGTCCCGAGCTCCTACCTCGACCTCGACGACCCCGGCTTCCTCGCGTTCGAGTACATGCAGCAGATGGACGCCGTCGTCGCCGCGACCACCGACGGGCCGCTGCGCGCCCTCCACCTGGGCGCCGCGGGCTGCGCGCTCGCGCGACGCTGGGACGTGGAGCGACCGGGCTCGCGGCAGCTCGCGATCGACGTCGACGCGCGCCTCGTGACGCTCGTGCGCGCGTGGTTCGACCTGCCGCGCGCCCCGCGGCTGCGCCTGCGCGCCGACGACGCCGCGGCCGCCGTCGCGACCGCTCCCCCGGCGTCGTACGACGTCGTCGTGCGGGACGTGTTCGCGGGGGACGCGACGCCGGAGCACCTCGTGACGCGGCAGGTGGCCGAGCGCGTGGCGGCCGCGCTGCGGCCCGGGGGGCTGTACCTCGTCAACTGCGCGGACCGGCCGCCGCTCGACCGGGCGCGGCGCGAGCTCGCGACGCTCGCCGCCGCCTTCGGCCCGGACGCCGTCGCGAGCGGCCGGCTCGCGCTCGTCGCGGAGCCGGGCATCCTCAAGGGCCGCCGCTACGGCAACCTCGTGCTCGCCGCGGTCCGCCCGCTTCCCGAGGACGCCGCGGACACTGATGACGCCGACAACGCCGCACCCGATCTCGGCGCGCCCGCCCTGGCGCGGGCGCTGCGCGCCCTCCCGGTCCCGGCCCAGGTGCTCACCGCCGACGAGCTGGCCCGGTTCGTGGGTACGGCCCGCCCGTACTGA
- a CDS encoding SAV_6107 family HEPN domain-containing protein, with protein MTLKHTARRRTALPAVAAPPTAGLPTTVVPAAVERLLARADAELAEAAGAADPADRFLHAHLAALRSAAAVVELRGRPGPRSGARTVWEMLAKVEPALAAWSVYFAAGARLRAAVDAGHGEVVDPSRAAELVACAEDFRDEVAMLVDPDAGFSRPLRWAATAAS; from the coding sequence ATGACTCTCAAGCACACGGCACGACGCCGGACGGCGTTGCCTGCCGTCGCAGCGCCACCCACCGCGGGCCTCCCGACCACCGTCGTCCCGGCGGCCGTCGAGCGCCTCCTCGCGCGGGCGGACGCCGAGCTCGCCGAGGCGGCCGGCGCCGCCGACCCGGCCGACCGGTTCCTGCACGCGCACCTGGCGGCGCTGCGCAGCGCCGCCGCCGTCGTCGAGCTGCGCGGCCGCCCCGGCCCGCGGTCCGGCGCCCGGACGGTCTGGGAGATGCTCGCCAAGGTCGAGCCTGCCCTGGCCGCCTGGTCGGTGTACTTCGCCGCGGGGGCGCGGCTGCGGGCCGCCGTCGACGCCGGGCACGGCGAGGTCGTCGACCCGTCGCGCGCCGCGGAGCTGGTCGCCTGCGCCGAGGACTTCCGCGACGAGGTCGCGATGCTCGTCGACCCGGACGCCGGGTTCTCCCGGCCGCTGCGCTGGGCCGCGACGGCGGCGTCATGA
- a CDS encoding transglutaminaseTgpA domain-containing protein has translation MIPARTPATARLALATGLVVVAVLASMLALRSVVAPPWPAAGVLGVLLVGAALVVTRGIIGGRRARVAAAARAGATVSRLSADDGGTSSAWPTVVGAAVASWYLLARFGGLGGTTDWIVSPSSVGHLVDQLGLAGEIIRQEVAPVAGTPPIALLCVGGSLLVLLVADALAVGARHPLLASAAVLVLWFPPLVLTYQMPWTSFAVTVVALLLGLTLDGAPGGRRAVRDAVVGAQVRRAERRRAVRTTATAAGITAIALVASTAAAGVEGVGGGWTSLFTTASKAARLADNLDMYRSLSTRSGATVLTYTTSTGSDVGPLRLLTLSRFDGRKWDHGRPQGGDGFGPDEVLFPSGAELTAEPTRVELTVGSMREKELPVAVEPRSIADAGDGWRYVADRDEVVGDDTTQEGDTFTMLVRPRELSAEVLRAAPPGRSEVDDAFLDVPRTAHADDIAALARQIVGNAATDYDRAVALQAYLRSPSRFTYDPQVPPGQTGDAVWDFLQQRQGYCVQFATTMMVLARTLGIPARFAIGYLPGTGSGDPNTFTITGRDSHAWPELYFTGVGWVRFEPTPAVQTGAVPAYANPLLGGPGPTVAPTPEDELPRPGATGAAAAPSASPTTGTTAGPGEDDVTQRWLVGTVVLLVLAAGAAVLLLRRRGARPPRDAEEAWYRVVGALTRSGVTLPTATTPRRAPSETATAWEERTGAELPWPVRDGLTALAGELESERYAAPAEVGDEERAERLERLADLTRAVTTGLATAGKAAGRH, from the coding sequence ATGATCCCGGCCCGCACCCCCGCGACCGCGCGCCTCGCGCTCGCGACGGGGCTCGTCGTCGTCGCCGTCCTCGCCTCGATGCTCGCGCTGCGCAGCGTCGTGGCGCCGCCGTGGCCCGCGGCCGGCGTCCTGGGCGTGCTGCTCGTCGGCGCCGCGCTCGTCGTCACGCGCGGCATCATCGGCGGCCGCCGCGCGCGGGTCGCCGCCGCCGCTCGCGCGGGCGCCACCGTCAGCCGGCTCTCCGCCGACGACGGCGGCACGTCGTCCGCGTGGCCGACGGTCGTCGGCGCCGCGGTCGCGTCCTGGTACCTCCTCGCCCGGTTCGGCGGGCTCGGCGGCACGACCGACTGGATCGTCAGCCCGTCGTCCGTCGGTCACCTCGTCGACCAGCTCGGCCTCGCGGGCGAGATCATCCGTCAGGAGGTCGCCCCCGTCGCGGGGACGCCGCCCATCGCGCTGCTGTGCGTCGGCGGGTCGCTGCTCGTGCTGCTGGTCGCGGACGCGCTCGCCGTCGGCGCGCGCCACCCGCTGCTCGCCTCGGCCGCGGTGCTCGTGCTGTGGTTCCCGCCGCTCGTGCTGACCTACCAGATGCCGTGGACGAGCTTCGCCGTCACCGTCGTCGCGCTGCTGCTGGGGCTCACGCTCGACGGGGCGCCCGGGGGCCGGCGCGCCGTGCGCGACGCCGTCGTCGGCGCGCAGGTGCGGCGCGCGGAGCGGCGCCGGGCGGTCCGCACGACGGCGACCGCCGCGGGCATCACCGCGATCGCGCTCGTCGCCTCCACGGCGGCGGCCGGCGTCGAGGGCGTCGGCGGCGGCTGGACCAGCCTGTTCACCACGGCGTCCAAGGCCGCGCGGCTGGCCGACAACCTCGACATGTACCGGTCGCTGAGCACCCGCTCGGGCGCGACGGTGCTCACCTACACGACGTCGACCGGCTCGGACGTCGGCCCCCTGCGGCTCCTGACGCTCTCCCGGTTCGACGGGCGCAAGTGGGACCACGGACGCCCGCAGGGCGGCGACGGCTTCGGGCCGGACGAGGTCCTGTTCCCCTCCGGCGCCGAGCTCACCGCGGAGCCGACGCGTGTCGAGCTCACCGTCGGGTCGATGCGCGAGAAGGAGCTGCCCGTGGCGGTCGAGCCGCGCTCGATCGCCGACGCCGGCGACGGCTGGCGCTACGTCGCCGACCGTGACGAGGTGGTGGGCGACGACACGACGCAGGAGGGCGACACCTTCACGATGCTCGTCCGCCCGCGCGAGCTGTCGGCCGAGGTCCTGCGCGCGGCTCCCCCGGGCCGCAGCGAGGTCGACGACGCGTTCCTCGACGTCCCGCGGACCGCGCACGCGGACGACATCGCCGCGCTCGCCCGCCAGATCGTCGGGAACGCGGCCACCGACTACGACCGCGCCGTCGCGCTCCAGGCCTACCTGCGCTCGCCGTCGCGCTTCACGTACGACCCGCAGGTCCCGCCGGGCCAGACCGGCGACGCCGTGTGGGACTTCCTCCAGCAGCGTCAGGGCTACTGCGTGCAGTTCGCCACGACGATGATGGTGCTCGCGCGCACGCTCGGGATCCCCGCGCGGTTCGCGATCGGATACCTCCCCGGCACCGGGAGCGGCGACCCGAATACCTTCACGATCACTGGCCGCGACTCCCACGCGTGGCCGGAGCTCTACTTCACCGGCGTCGGCTGGGTGCGGTTCGAGCCGACGCCCGCCGTCCAGACCGGCGCCGTCCCCGCGTACGCGAACCCGCTGCTGGGCGGGCCCGGGCCGACGGTCGCGCCGACGCCGGAGGACGAGCTCCCCCGGCCGGGCGCCACCGGGGCCGCCGCCGCCCCGAGCGCGTCGCCCACGACCGGCACGACAGCCGGTCCGGGCGAGGACGACGTGACGCAGCGCTGGCTCGTCGGCACCGTGGTGCTCCTCGTGCTCGCGGCCGGCGCCGCGGTCCTCCTGCTGCGCCGCCGTGGCGCGCGGCCACCGCGCGACGCCGAGGAGGCGTGGTACCGGGTGGTCGGCGCGCTGACGAGGTCCGGCGTGACGCTGCCGACGGCGACGACGCCGCGGCGGGCGCCCAGCGAGACCGCGACGGCGTGGGAGGAACGCACGGGCGCCGAGCTGCCGTGGCCGGTGCGTGACGGCCTCACGGCCCTCGCCGGCGAGCTCGAGTCCGAGCGCTATGCCGCGCCGGCCGAGGTCGGCGACGAGGAACGGGCCGAGCGTCTCGAGCGGCTCGCGGACCTCACGCGCGCGGTCACGACGGGGCTGGCGACGGCGGGGAAGGCCGCGGGGCGGCACTGA
- a CDS encoding cold-shock protein: MAQGSVKWFNAEKGYGFIAQDGGGADVFVHYSAIVSNGYRTLEEAQRVEFEITQGPKGPQAEQVVPL, translated from the coding sequence ATGGCGCAGGGTTCTGTGAAGTGGTTCAACGCTGAGAAGGGCTACGGGTTCATCGCCCAGGACGGCGGCGGCGCCGACGTCTTCGTCCACTACTCGGCGATCGTGTCGAACGGGTACCGCACGCTCGAGGAGGCCCAGCGGGTCGAGTTCGAGATCACGCAGGGTCCCAAGGGCCCTCAGGCGGAGCAGGTCGTCCCGCTCTGA
- a CDS encoding DUF3040 domain-containing protein produces the protein MPLSEYEQRVLEQMERALTSDDPRLANTLQSSGRRPVVRYVIAGVGLAVGLLVLVLGAASSNVWLGVVGFAVMFGAVGWAFAFAPRAKRGPGGVVRPDGRVGHRPAGGRTKGASGGPGLMSRLEARWDRRRDQGR, from the coding sequence ATGCCTCTGTCCGAGTACGAGCAGCGCGTCCTGGAGCAGATGGAGCGTGCGCTCACGAGTGACGATCCCCGTCTGGCCAACACGCTCCAGTCGTCGGGTCGGCGACCCGTGGTGCGTTACGTCATCGCCGGGGTCGGCCTCGCCGTCGGCCTGCTCGTGCTCGTCCTGGGCGCGGCGAGCTCGAACGTGTGGCTGGGAGTCGTCGGCTTCGCCGTGATGTTCGGCGCCGTCGGCTGGGCCTTCGCCTTCGCGCCGCGCGCCAAGCGCGGACCCGGGGGCGTCGTCCGACCGGACGGCCGCGTGGGCCACCGTCCCGCCGGCGGCAGGACCAAGGGCGCGTCGGGCGGGCCGGGCCTCATGTCCCGCCTCGAGGCCCGCTGGGACCGCCGCCGCGACCAGGGGCGCTGA
- a CDS encoding DUF58 domain-containing protein, whose translation MRAALRRIARVRATRRGLALVVAGAGLVALGVTLGLPDILGLGAAAVAAVAVAWVSQGLQRLDVGRGALSVSRHVTPDPVVRGEQASVQLLVGPERPSPVAFERLARIRLSEQASHELAGQHGVRARVTTQPDRIQVRYGVQPSRRGRWPLGPLLTTRSDAFGLVRTTQPLGEPTLVSVWPRTTELSVRTGLLGDLEHAGTGARLTAPDDAVLREYVPGDDPRRVHWPTAARQGRLMVRTDEAAGVRPVTVLLDRALLPAPGEPRAVAGTVTADGEWAVEHVASLACSFLDAGHPVRLVATTRGSLGETAGFVTGARTGRAALLDATIDLAGHRTEADADAATTATAKALRVGRAPGEITVAVLRPQPPAVLRELAALSTESASCWALVVCRLASDAEATVAALGAAGWRVATAQARAPHDRTWAALAERVA comes from the coding sequence ATGCGCGCGGCGCTGCGCCGCATCGCGCGCGTGCGTGCCACGCGCCGGGGCCTCGCGCTGGTCGTGGCCGGCGCCGGGCTCGTCGCGCTGGGCGTCACGCTCGGCCTGCCCGACATCCTCGGGCTCGGCGCGGCGGCGGTCGCGGCGGTCGCCGTCGCCTGGGTCTCCCAGGGCCTCCAGCGGCTCGACGTCGGCCGTGGCGCGCTGAGCGTCTCCCGGCACGTCACGCCCGACCCCGTCGTGCGCGGCGAGCAGGCGTCGGTCCAGCTGCTCGTCGGGCCGGAGCGCCCGTCCCCCGTCGCGTTCGAGCGGCTCGCCCGCATCCGGCTGTCCGAGCAGGCGTCCCACGAGCTCGCCGGCCAGCACGGCGTGCGCGCCCGCGTGACCACGCAGCCCGACCGGATCCAGGTGCGCTACGGCGTCCAGCCGAGCCGGCGCGGGCGCTGGCCGCTGGGCCCGCTGCTGACCACGCGCTCCGACGCGTTCGGGCTCGTGCGCACCACGCAGCCGCTCGGCGAGCCCACGCTCGTCTCCGTGTGGCCGCGCACCACGGAGCTGTCGGTGCGCACCGGCCTGCTGGGCGACCTCGAGCACGCGGGCACGGGCGCGCGGCTCACCGCCCCCGACGACGCCGTGCTGCGCGAGTACGTGCCCGGCGACGACCCGCGCCGGGTCCACTGGCCGACCGCCGCGCGCCAGGGCCGCCTCATGGTCCGCACCGACGAGGCGGCCGGCGTCCGGCCCGTGACCGTGCTCCTCGACCGCGCCCTGCTGCCCGCCCCCGGGGAGCCGCGCGCCGTCGCCGGCACCGTGACCGCCGACGGCGAGTGGGCCGTCGAGCACGTCGCCTCGCTCGCCTGCTCGTTCCTGGACGCGGGCCACCCCGTCCGGCTCGTCGCGACGACCCGCGGCAGCCTCGGCGAGACCGCCGGGTTCGTCACGGGTGCGCGGACCGGGCGTGCTGCCCTGCTGGACGCGACGATCGACCTCGCCGGGCACCGCACGGAGGCGGACGCCGACGCCGCGACGACCGCCACGGCCAAGGCCCTGCGGGTCGGCCGGGCGCCCGGCGAGATCACCGTCGCCGTGCTGCGCCCCCAGCCGCCCGCCGTGCTGCGCGAGCTGGCCGCCCTGTCCACCGAGTCCGCCTCGTGCTGGGCGCTCGTGGTGTGCCGCCTGGCGTCGGACGCCGAGGCGACCGTCGCAGCCCTGGGCGCCGCCGGCTGGCGCGTCGCCACCGCGCAGGCGCGGGCGCCCCACGACCGCACCTGGGCCGCGCTCGCGGAGCGTGTCGCATGA
- the rsmH gene encoding 16S rRNA (cytosine(1402)-N(4))-methyltransferase RsmH encodes MSDDDERSTADRHLPVLLQRCIDLLAPALSAPGSVLVDCTLGMGGHTEGVLEQLPHARVVGIDRDPQALRLASERLARFGDRFTPVHAVYDEIGDVVARLGYADGVQGVLMDLGVSSLQLDEAGRGFAYAQDAPLDMRMDQTTGLTAADVLNTYDEHELTRILREYGEERFAGKIARSIVRRRVDKPWERTYELADLVRACIPAATRKTGGNPSKRTFQALRIEVNGELEVLERAVPAAIEALAVGGRIVVESYHSLEDRIVKRAITRGTTSSAPAGLPVEPETHKAYLEPLTRGAEEADAEELARNPRSASVRLRAAARLRPTPDHLRTTPTSRTRSTRTTRQEDRR; translated from the coding sequence ATGTCCGACGACGACGAGCGCAGCACGGCCGACCGCCACCTGCCCGTGCTCCTCCAGCGCTGCATCGACCTGCTCGCCCCGGCGCTGTCCGCACCGGGTAGCGTGCTCGTCGACTGCACGCTCGGCATGGGCGGCCACACGGAGGGCGTGCTGGAGCAGCTGCCGCACGCCCGCGTGGTGGGCATCGACCGCGACCCGCAGGCGCTGCGGCTCGCGAGCGAGCGCCTGGCGCGGTTCGGCGACCGGTTCACGCCCGTGCACGCGGTCTACGACGAGATCGGCGACGTCGTCGCGCGCCTCGGGTACGCCGACGGCGTCCAGGGCGTGCTCATGGACCTCGGGGTCTCGAGCCTCCAGCTCGACGAGGCCGGGCGCGGCTTCGCGTACGCCCAGGACGCCCCGCTCGACATGCGCATGGACCAGACCACGGGCCTGACGGCGGCGGACGTGCTCAACACGTACGACGAGCACGAGCTGACCCGCATCCTGCGCGAGTACGGCGAGGAGCGGTTCGCGGGCAAGATCGCACGCTCGATCGTGCGGCGGCGGGTCGACAAGCCGTGGGAGCGCACGTACGAGCTCGCGGATCTTGTGCGGGCCTGTATCCCGGCGGCCACGCGCAAGACGGGCGGCAACCCGTCCAAGCGGACCTTCCAGGCGCTGCGGATCGAGGTCAACGGCGAGCTCGAGGTGCTCGAGCGGGCCGTGCCGGCCGCGATCGAGGCGCTCGCCGTGGGCGGCCGGATCGTCGTCGAGTCCTACCACTCGCTCGAGGACCGCATCGTCAAGCGCGCCATCACGCGCGGCACGACGTCGTCGGCACCGGCGGGCCTGCCCGTCGAGCCGGAGACGCACAAGGCCTACCTGGAGCCGCTCACGCGCGGCGCCGAGGAGGCCGACGCCGAGGAGCTGGCCCGCAACCCCCGCTCCGCGTCCGTGCGCCTGCGCGCCGCCGCCCGGCTGCGGCCGACGCCCGACCACCTGCGCACCACCCCGACCAGCAGGACCCGTTCCACCCGCACCACCCGCCAGGAGGACCGACGATGA
- a CDS encoding DNA polymerase IV, whose protein sequence is MSKAPRSATAYRDWGSDESRTSIMHVDMDAFFAACELARRPELRGLPVIVGGRGRGVVLAATYEARAFGVRSAMPMVSAVRLCPQAVIVPPDHRRYTDVSRSVMATMAEITPIVEQISIDEAFLDVSGARRRLGPPTAIGARLRAHVQKVHGVTCSVGIAKNKFLAKLASTHAKPDGMLLVPDESSVPFLRTLPVGALWGVGEKTEAVLARWGVTTVAQLADTDVATLQAAVGRVSGAHLHDLAWGRDPRPVVPTNRERSIGNETTFGSDQDDLVAVEARLLELCDQVAGRCREAGVVTRTVALKVRTNDFRTLTRSRTLDGPTDVARDLYRVARELLAAVDLRGLPVRLVGVRAENLQDRAGFAEQLTLDEASSARPSARREAELALDAVRERFGSSAIGLGAGGMAAARQRAFEDADRLRDSRHAPAG, encoded by the coding sequence ATGAGCAAGGCGCCGCGGTCCGCGACGGCGTACCGCGACTGGGGCTCCGACGAGTCGCGGACGTCGATCATGCACGTCGACATGGACGCCTTCTTCGCGGCGTGCGAGCTCGCCCGGCGACCGGAGCTGCGCGGGCTGCCGGTCATCGTCGGGGGCCGGGGCCGCGGGGTGGTCCTCGCGGCCACGTACGAGGCGCGCGCGTTCGGCGTCCGGTCCGCGATGCCCATGGTCTCGGCCGTCCGGCTGTGCCCGCAGGCGGTGATCGTCCCGCCCGACCACCGGCGCTACACGGACGTCTCGCGCTCCGTGATGGCGACGATGGCGGAGATCACGCCCATCGTGGAGCAGATCAGCATCGACGAGGCCTTCCTCGACGTCTCGGGCGCCCGGCGCCGGCTCGGCCCGCCCACCGCGATCGGGGCGCGGCTGCGGGCGCACGTCCAGAAGGTGCACGGCGTGACGTGCTCGGTCGGCATCGCCAAGAACAAGTTCCTGGCCAAGCTCGCCTCCACGCACGCCAAGCCCGACGGGATGCTCCTCGTGCCGGACGAGTCGTCGGTGCCGTTCCTGCGCACCCTGCCCGTCGGGGCGCTGTGGGGTGTGGGGGAGAAGACCGAGGCCGTGCTCGCCCGCTGGGGTGTCACGACGGTCGCCCAGCTCGCCGACACCGACGTGGCGACGCTCCAGGCGGCCGTCGGGCGGGTGTCCGGGGCCCACCTGCACGACCTCGCCTGGGGCCGCGACCCCCGGCCCGTCGTCCCGACGAACCGGGAGCGGTCCATCGGCAACGAGACCACCTTCGGCTCCGACCAGGACGACCTGGTCGCCGTCGAGGCGCGCCTCCTCGAGCTGTGCGACCAGGTCGCAGGGCGGTGCCGCGAGGCGGGCGTGGTGACGCGCACCGTCGCGCTCAAGGTGCGCACCAACGACTTCCGCACCCTGACGCGGTCGCGCACCCTCGACGGGCCGACCGACGTCGCCCGCGACCTGTACCGCGTGGCGCGCGAGCTGCTCGCCGCGGTCGACCTGCGGGGCCTGCCCGTGCGGCTCGTGGGCGTGCGCGCCGAGAACCTCCAGGACCGGGCCGGCTTCGCGGAGCAGCTCACGCTGGACGAGGCAAGCTCCGCGAGGCCGTCGGCCCGGCGCGAGGCCGAGCTCGCGCTCGACGCCGTGCGCGAGCGGTTCGGGTCGAGCGCGATCGGCCTCGGGGCGGGCGGCATGGCCGCCGCGCGCCAGCGCGCCTTCGAGGACGCCGACCGGCTGCGCGACTCGCGGCACGCTCCGGCGGGGTGA
- the mraZ gene encoding division/cell wall cluster transcriptional repressor MraZ, which produces MAGVDSFVGTGLLLGTYTPRLDEKGRLILPAKFRARLAAGLVMTRGQERCLFLMPMDEFSRMYEQVRQAPVTSRQARDYLRVLLSGASDEVPDKQGRVSIPPVLREYAGLDRDVAVIGAGTRVEIWDRTAWEAYLAEQESAYSDTAEQIFPDLAF; this is translated from the coding sequence GTGGCAGGGGTGGACTCGTTCGTCGGGACAGGCCTTCTGCTGGGCACGTACACCCCGCGGCTGGACGAGAAGGGCCGTCTCATCCTTCCCGCGAAGTTCAGGGCCCGACTCGCTGCTGGGCTGGTCATGACGCGAGGGCAGGAGCGCTGTCTCTTCCTCATGCCGATGGACGAGTTCAGCCGCATGTACGAGCAGGTCCGGCAGGCGCCCGTGACCTCCCGTCAGGCACGCGACTACCTGCGCGTGCTCCTGTCGGGGGCGAGCGACGAGGTGCCGGACAAGCAGGGCCGGGTCTCGATCCCGCCGGTCCTGCGCGAGTACGCCGGTCTCGACCGGGACGTCGCCGTGATCGGCGCCGGCACCCGCGTCGAGATCTGGGACAGGACGGCCTGGGAGGCCTACCTGGCCGAGCAGGAGTCCGCGTACTCCGACACGGCCGAGCAGATCTTCCCGGACCTGGCGTTCTGA